The sequence GCCTTTGAGACAGGCTACGCTTTCGTGACAGGGAATACCGGCATTCTTGTATCGCACCCGGAATATAAAGAAGGGATCGGCTCAAAAACACTTTACGACTTTGGCATACCTGAGATATCTGAGGCCGCTGGTAATATAAGGAAAGGAAAGGGGGGAAGTGTGGAGACGATAGACCCTGTTACAGGCAAGGAAATAATAATGTTCTATGAGCCTGTCAGGACGGGTAACTATTCCTTCGTACTTGTAGTTCCAAAAGAGGAGATGTTCGCGGGTGTCACTACACTCAGGAATAAACTGATATTCATATCTGCCATCTCGATAGGGTTCATGGCTGTGGTCTCTTACCTTATAGCTATATCGATAACTTCCCCGATAGATGAGATCGTTTTTAACTTCAGGCAGATAGCTAAGGATGCTGTGAACGGGAAACTGGATACCAGGGCGGACACCGATGTGCAGCGGGACTTCAAGGAAATCCCCTTGGGGCTTAACGAGATCCTTGAGGCCGTGGTAGCCCCTATACGTGAAACAGTAAGAGTCACAAATGCTCTTGCCCAGGGAGAACTTGAAACACGTACGAAACTGGAACTGAAGGGAGAGTTCAAGGAACTGGGAGATACACTGGATAATTTTGCGGAATCACTCAATAATATAATTGATGATTCAAACAGCGTACTTACTGCCATACAGAACAATGATTTCTCCTGCAGTGTGCAGGTACACGGGGAAGGAGACTTCAAGATCCTCACGGACGGAATAGAGGAAACAAGGCACTCGCTTAGTGCAGCTATCACGGAACAGAAAAAGGCCGAGAAGGCCCTCCGGGATTCCGAGAAAAAGTTCAGGACGCTGTTCGAAAGTCCCAATGACGCTATATATCTGCATGATATGGAAGGCAATTTCCTTGAGGTCAATGAGATTGCATGTGAAAGAATGGGATATACCCGTGAAGATTTCCTTACTATGAGATACATGGATATCGATGTCTACTATCCGGGCAGACAGGTGCTCAAAGTGATCAGGACGCTTTGTAAATCAAAAAGCAACCTGCTGGAGACAGTGCATATGAGAAAGGACGGCTCCACTTTCCCGGTAGAGCTGAGCAGCCGTATAATAAAATATGAATCAAGCAATGCCATCATTACCATTGCACGTGACATCAGCAACCGAAAGAAGAACGAGAAGGAACTGGAAAAATATGCCGAGGACCTCAAGCATTCCAATGAGCTCAAGGAAGAGCTGGAGAGCGTTATCAATCACAGCCCGGTCATAGTCTTTAAATGGAAACCTGAGATGGACTGGCCCGTAGAGTTCGTATCCAGCAATGTCACTCAGCTTGGCTATACAGTGGAGGACTTTACATCCAACCGCATCAAGTATGCTGATATCGTATATCCTGAGGACTCTGGAAGAGTACATCACCAGCTTTCTAAGTACTATCATGGGAAATCCAGTGA comes from Methanolobus chelungpuianus and encodes:
- a CDS encoding PAS domain S-box protein — its product is MQQKDLSIKAKLIAYIVIGVFLVLAASTAVSISTVTAQQRELAYLQSVEMARDYANQFDGDMKANEAIAHTLGKTMEQYNSADREEVNNILKNIMMENPALTGVYVGYEPNAFDGRDSEYVNAPGHDSTGRFVPYWNTIQGSVSVEPLVSYEELDYYQVPKRTEAALVTEPYFYQGIFMVSYDMPIMKDGEFLGVAGVDVSLQYIDDVVSEIRAFETGYAFVTGNTGILVSHPEYKEGIGSKTLYDFGIPEISEAAGNIRKGKGGSVETIDPVTGKEIIMFYEPVRTGNYSFVLVVPKEEMFAGVTTLRNKLIFISAISIGFMAVVSYLIAISITSPIDEIVFNFRQIAKDAVNGKLDTRADTDVQRDFKEIPLGLNEILEAVVAPIRETVRVTNALAQGELETRTKLELKGEFKELGDTLDNFAESLNNIIDDSNSVLTAIQNNDFSCSVQVHGEGDFKILTDGIEETRHSLSAAITEQKKAEKALRDSEKKFRTLFESPNDAIYLHDMEGNFLEVNEIACERMGYTREDFLTMRYMDIDVYYPGRQVLKVIRTLCKSKSNLLETVHMRKDGSTFPVELSSRIIKYESSNAIITIARDISNRKKNEKELEKYAEDLKHSNELKEELESVINHSPVIVFKWKPEMDWPVEFVSSNVTQLGYTVEDFTSNRIKYADIVYPEDSGRVHHQLSKYYHGKSSDVNWEYRIFTKSGDVRWVDERTFINRHTQGNITLQGIILDITERKKAEEALLQTEKIRKKEIHHRVKNNLQVISSLLYLASENFRDPAVIEAFMDSRNRVRSMALIHEELYQSKDIANIDFADYTKNLLEYLSKSYRIDDKDIDLLSNIENVYLGVDTAVPLGMIINELVSNSMKHAFKSGAHGMISVNLSTQDSTLVLQVKDNGVGLPPEIDFRNTESLGLQLVTTLVDQIDGTIELDVNEGTEFIIRFKELR